A region from the Leptolyngbya iicbica LK genome encodes:
- a CDS encoding putative PEP-binding protein — protein MSCFLPITPTTDVQAPQVGESASLLQRAQQAGHAVPPSWVIPAAYFHQTLQKLEAREPLLTDWPQLLWQTTEPTGYAVQQVAKRLRQPLLNLPLDLSWAELLAAINTPAVRLLPSLWLGEQVATVPWGQMLAAPVCWADPEALEAALKQVWLSALDAKSLTFWRFWRATQADTEAHYPAMVNLAVIVQAVEPATFSGTLTVRPATIAIAAVEGLPQALAECCPATFSGKLPQLPHFPWQVGFQETFYRPPNRPDDNVPALIESGLTKVERSRLQLTVPDPVEQPLWSLAQELTQWSEQPLHLEWLQHAESGTLQISQLYAWPLQPYEAQTTLSKSDSSEALAGRGAAPGTAQGHALILAPDQPAPMSAHRQIIIASEIAPDQLPLLKTASGVVAERGGLTCHAAVLARELGLPAIVGLSHATTRLQPGEAIEIDGDRGLITRLPNLPSVPPAPALPTVELAPTQTEIWVNLSQPEIAVAIAALPVTGVGLLRSEWLMMPVLERQHPYHWLATGQKELLLKRLEQQLRPILEAFHPRPVRYRSLDIRTSEFAQLAGAPAVEPNPMLGVRGAFSYHHHPQFFGLELTLLKRLQDQGYDNLQLILPFVRTVEEVQYCQTAIAAMGLHQQPDFALWMMAEVPSVLFQLPQYVAAGIQGIAIGTHDLTQLLLGIDRDQTVFTAPYDETHPAVQQAIAQLIHTAQQAGISCCLCGSSPTHHPEFVAAAVRQQVTGLSVDVSALALAAQIVQQAETNR, from the coding sequence ATGTCCTGTTTTTTGCCAATTACCCCCACGACTGATGTGCAGGCACCGCAAGTTGGGGAATCAGCCAGTCTGCTGCAGCGTGCTCAGCAGGCTGGGCACGCTGTGCCGCCAAGTTGGGTGATTCCGGCAGCGTATTTTCACCAGACCTTGCAGAAGCTCGAAGCGCGGGAGCCCTTGCTAACCGATTGGCCCCAGTTGTTGTGGCAAACCACCGAGCCCACCGGATATGCCGTGCAGCAAGTAGCAAAACGTCTGCGCCAACCGCTCCTCAATCTCCCACTGGACTTGTCCTGGGCCGAGCTACTGGCAGCCATTAATACGCCTGCCGTGCGTTTGTTGCCATCCCTATGGCTCGGCGAGCAAGTTGCTACTGTGCCCTGGGGACAAATGCTGGCGGCGCCCGTTTGTTGGGCCGACCCAGAAGCGTTGGAAGCCGCTCTCAAACAAGTTTGGCTTTCGGCCCTCGATGCTAAAAGCCTGACCTTTTGGCGGTTTTGGCGAGCAACTCAGGCCGACACAGAGGCGCATTATCCCGCCATGGTGAACTTGGCCGTGATCGTGCAGGCCGTGGAACCGGCGACTTTTTCCGGCACGTTGACCGTCCGCCCCGCTACGATCGCGATCGCCGCTGTGGAAGGTTTGCCTCAGGCCTTAGCGGAATGCTGTCCGGCAACCTTCTCTGGCAAATTGCCGCAGTTGCCCCATTTTCCCTGGCAAGTAGGCTTTCAAGAAACGTTCTACCGTCCGCCTAATCGCCCCGACGACAACGTTCCGGCGTTAATCGAGTCTGGGTTGACTAAAGTGGAGCGATCGCGCCTCCAGTTAACGGTGCCAGACCCAGTTGAGCAACCGTTGTGGAGTTTGGCACAGGAGCTGACCCAGTGGTCAGAGCAGCCGCTGCATCTGGAATGGCTGCAGCATGCCGAAAGTGGCACCCTGCAAATTTCGCAGCTGTATGCCTGGCCGCTGCAACCTTATGAAGCTCAGACCACATTATCAAAATCTGACAGCAGCGAGGCGCTGGCTGGGCGGGGTGCCGCCCCTGGCACTGCCCAAGGTCACGCCTTAATTTTGGCCCCCGATCAGCCCGCCCCCATGTCGGCCCATCGACAAATCATCATTGCGTCAGAAATCGCACCCGACCAACTTCCCCTGCTGAAAACGGCTAGTGGGGTGGTGGCTGAGCGCGGGGGGCTGACCTGCCATGCCGCTGTGTTGGCCCGCGAACTGGGGCTGCCAGCGATTGTGGGGTTGTCCCATGCCACCACTCGCCTGCAACCCGGTGAAGCCATCGAAATTGACGGCGATCGCGGACTCATTACCCGATTGCCCAATTTGCCCAGTGTGCCCCCGGCCCCAGCGTTGCCCACCGTGGAGTTAGCCCCGACCCAGACGGAAATTTGGGTTAACCTGAGCCAACCAGAGATTGCCGTTGCGATCGCGGCCCTGCCGGTCACCGGAGTTGGTTTACTCCGGTCAGAATGGCTGATGATGCCCGTCCTCGAACGCCAGCATCCCTATCACTGGCTAGCTACCGGCCAAAAAGAACTCTTGCTAAAACGACTGGAGCAGCAGTTACGCCCCATTCTCGAAGCGTTTCATCCCCGCCCTGTGCGATATCGCAGCCTCGATATTCGCACCAGCGAATTTGCCCAATTAGCCGGTGCCCCAGCGGTAGAACCCAATCCCATGCTGGGGGTGCGGGGGGCCTTTAGCTATCACCATCACCCCCAATTCTTTGGTTTAGAGTTAACGTTGCTCAAACGGTTGCAAGACCAGGGTTATGACAACCTGCAGCTAATCCTGCCCTTCGTGCGCACGGTAGAAGAAGTCCAATACTGCCAAACTGCGATCGCCGCGATGGGGCTACACCAGCAGCCTGACTTTGCCCTGTGGATGATGGCGGAAGTGCCGTCGGTGCTGTTTCAACTACCGCAGTATGTCGCAGCGGGCATCCAAGGCATCGCCATCGGCACCCACGACCTGACTCAACTACTATTGGGCATCGATCGCGACCAAACCGTGTTTACGGCTCCCTACGATGAAACGCACCCCGCCGTGCAACAAGCGATCGCGCAATTAATTCACACCGCTCAGCAGGCGGGCATTTCCTGCTGCCTCTGCGGGAGTTCACCCACCCATCATCCAGAATTTGTCGCGGCGGCGGTGCGCCAACAGGTGACGGGCCTTTCCGTCGATGTTTCAGCCCTCGCCCTCGCTGCCCAAATTGTCCAGCAGGCCGAAACCAACCGTTGA